In the genome of Natronorubrum daqingense, the window GCGACTGTAGGGCTGTGAGACGAGTGCGAAGGCGAGAAGCGGGGCACCGATACCGAGTCCGAACGCCAAAAATCCGAGCATCACCTCGAGTTGGGTATCGAACTCGGGGAACGCGACCGTCGAGCGACTGAAGAACAGCGCGATGAGACCGGGGTTGCAGGGAATCACGATCGCACCGAAACCGAATCCGTACCCGAATGCAGACAGCGTCGGGTACCGCGAGTGTGGCGGTTCGACCGTCGGAAGCCTCGAGAAGCCGGCGGGCGCAACGACGAGTACGAGGCCGACGACGGCCAATACGGCGAACGCGACCGGCGAGAGCTGTGTCACGGCCCTCGTGACGCCGCCGCTGAACGCGACCGTCCAGAGCGAGCCGACGACCGCCATGAACGAGAGGACACCGGCGACGACGAGACTGCCGAGGACGCCCGTCGAGGGACTCCGACCGTGCTTCCCCGTCGACGCGAGATAGGCGATGAAACTCGGGTACAGCGGGAGGACGCACGCCGCGGTTAACGGCGTCGCGAGGCCGATGAGGAAAAACTCGAGGAGTGCGCCGGTCGTCGACGTCATACTCGCGCTCGCCCCAGGGTAGCGGCTATCGCGACTGAGTCGGTTATGGACCGAGAGACGGCCGCGACTGAGTCGGTTGTGGACCGAGAGACGGCCGCGACTGAGTCGGTTATGGACCGAGGGACGGCCGCGACTCGAGCGCCGGCCGCGTTGCTCGAGGTGACCAAAACCGTCCGCTCAACACTCATCGTCGATCATCGATTCGAACTCGTCGGCGTCGACGCGTTTCTCGTAGCGGTAACTCTCGCCGTCGGGACAGATCATGACCACCGGGGATCTGGCGCTGTTGGTGACGTCACGGCCGACATCGCTCACGAGCCCCTCGATGACCTCCTCTTCAGCGATTGCGAATCGCCACTCGTAGTCGTCGTCTTCTGCATAGGCCCGAATGTCGTCCGGACTGGCACCGACGTCCGTCGTCACGTCGACGATTTCGACGTCCCCCTCGGCCCGTTCGTAGAACTCTTCGAACTCGTAGTGTTGACTGTGGCAGGTCGCACAGCCAGTCGAAAACGTGTGAAGGAAAAGCGGGTGGTCGAACTCGCCGAGCGTAAACTCCTCGTCGGTCCGCACGTCCGTCAACGACGTCGTTTGCCACGCCGCGTCCTCGTCGCTCGAGACCGGCTCTGGCTCGTCGCTCGAGTCGTCGTCCGTACCGTCCTCACTCTCGTCGAGACATCCCGCAATGGCACCGATAGCCCCCACAGCGATCGATCCGAGCACGGCGCGTCGCTCGATCGGGTTCCGTTGTGGTGTGCTCATGGGATGGCTCCAGTGTGTAAATACAGTGTCTGTGGCCTGAAATTCGATTCGGTTCCGGACCCCACTCTCAGGCCGAATCGTGCTCGAGGAGCGACGTGAGAACGAGCACGACGTTTTTAGGCTCGCTGGACAACGTCTGTCGTATGGCTGGACTGTACTACGAGGAGTTCACCGTCGGAGAGACGATCGAACACGAGCGTCGGCGCACGATTTCCGAGAGCGACAATCAGCGCTTTTGCGATATGACGATGAACCAACAGCCGTTGCACCTCGACGCGGAGTTCGCGGCCGACACCGAGTTCGGCGGGCGACTGGTCAACGGGCTCTACACGATGTCGCTCGCGACCGGGATTTCGATTCCGGAGACGACCGACGGCACCATCGTCGCGAATCTGTCGTACGACGACGTCGAGCATCCGAAGCCGGTCTTTCACGGCGATACGATCCGTGCCCAATCGACGGTCACCGAAAAACGCGAAACCAGCGACGGCGAGCGCGGAATCGTCACGATGTGCGTCGAGGTGTTCAATCAGGACGACGACCTCGTCTGTTCGTTCGATCGAACGATTCTCTCGCTCAAACGCGCACTCGAGGAGTGACGACGGGGTCG includes:
- a CDS encoding cytochrome c biogenesis protein CcdA, which produces MTSTTGALLEFFLIGLATPLTAACVLPLYPSFIAYLASTGKHGRSPSTGVLGSLVVAGVLSFMAVVGSLWTVAFSGGVTRAVTQLSPVAFAVLAVVGLVLVVAPAGFSRLPTVEPPHSRYPTLSAFGYGFGFGAIVIPCNPGLIALFFSRSTVAFPEFDTQLEVMLGFLAFGLGIGAPLLAFALVSQPYSRQVTQTLARYSDPINRVVGVVLLVVSAYYLLFVFQVIPGTGALENPIESSLRRW
- a CDS encoding TlpA family protein disulfide reductase, which codes for MSTPQRNPIERRAVLGSIAVGAIGAIAGCLDESEDGTDDDSSDEPEPVSSDEDAAWQTTSLTDVRTDEEFTLGEFDHPLFLHTFSTGCATCHSQHYEFEEFYERAEGDVEIVDVTTDVGASPDDIRAYAEDDDYEWRFAIAEEEVIEGLVSDVGRDVTNSARSPVVMICPDGESYRYEKRVDADEFESMIDDEC
- a CDS encoding MaoC family dehydratase is translated as MRTSTTFLGSLDNVCRMAGLYYEEFTVGETIEHERRRTISESDNQRFCDMTMNQQPLHLDAEFAADTEFGGRLVNGLYTMSLATGISIPETTDGTIVANLSYDDVEHPKPVFHGDTIRAQSTVTEKRETSDGERGIVTMCVEVFNQDDDLVCSFDRTILSLKRALEE